In Penaeus monodon isolate SGIC_2016 unplaced genomic scaffold, NSTDA_Pmon_1 PmonScaffold_1029, whole genome shotgun sequence, a single genomic region encodes these proteins:
- the LOC119568631 gene encoding shematrin-like protein 1, which translates to MKIILVVLLAAAVAAEQKREAEPHYGYAGYYGFPYYSYGYNYGVPAHAHAIGKREAEPHYGHYAGYGYTRGHLYAPHAHSYVYTHGIGKREAEADPDPHYRGYGYPYGYLYAPHAHSYVYTHGIGKREAEADPEPHYGVYGHGLYRPYGFGFYGSYRYGY; encoded by the exons ATGAAGATCATT CTTGTAGTTCTGTTGGCTGCCGCAGTGGcagcagagcagaagagggaagCTGAGCCCCACTATGGCTACGCTGGATACTACGGCTTCCCCTACTACTCATACGGCTATAACTATGGAGTCCCTGCTCATGCACATGCTATAGGCAAACGTGAAGCCGAACCGCATTACGGACATTATGCAGGCTACGGTTATACGCGTGGACACCTGTATGCCCCTCACGCCCACTCCTACGTCTACACCCACGGCATCGGCAAGAGGGAGGCTGAAGCTGATCCTGACCCTCATTATAGAGGCTATGGATACCCGTATGGATACCTATATGCCCCACACGCTCACTCCTACGTCTACACTCACGGCATCGGTAAGAGGGAGGCTGAGGCCGATCCTGAGCCTCATTATGGAGTCTATGGTCATGGCCTTTATCGCCCTTATGGCTTTGGCTTCTATGGATCTTATCGTTACGGATACTAA
- the LOC119568628 gene encoding uncharacterized protein LOC119568628, producing the protein MKIILVVLLAAAVAAEQKREAEPHYGYAGYYGFPYYSYGYNYGVPAHAHVGKREAEPHYGHYAGYGYRRGHLYAPHAHSYVYTHGIGKREAEADPDPHYRGYGHGLYRPYSFGFYGPYRYGY; encoded by the exons ATGAAGATCATA CTTGTAGTTCTGTTGGCTGCAGCAGTGGcagcagagcagaagagggaagCTGAGCCCCACTATGGCTACGCTGGATACTACGGCTTCCCCTACTACTCATACGGCTACAACTATGGAGTCCCTGCTCATGCACATGTAGGCAAACGTGAAGCCGAACCGCATTACGGACACTATGCAGGCTACGGTTATAGGCGTGGACACCTGTATGCCCCTCACGCCCACTCCTACGTCTACACCCACGGCATCGGCAAGAGGGAGGCTGAGGCTGATCCTGACCCTCATTATAGAGGCTACGGTCATGGCCTTTATCGCCCTTATAGCTTTGGCTTCTATGGACCTTATCGTTACGGATACTAG